Proteins co-encoded in one Pongo pygmaeus isolate AG05252 chromosome 23, NHGRI_mPonPyg2-v2.0_pri, whole genome shotgun sequence genomic window:
- the PNPLA3 gene encoding 1-acylglycerol-3-phosphate O-acyltransferase PNPLA3 isoform X4, protein MYDAERGWSLSFAGCGFLGFYHVGATRCLSEHAPHLLRDARMLFGASAGALHCVGVLSGIPLEQTLQVLSDLVRKARSRNIGIFHPSFNLSKFLRQGLYKYLPANVHQLISGKICISLTRVSDGKNVLVSDFRSKDEVVDALICSCFIPFYSGLIPPSFRGVVLGEICLRGYLDAFRFLEEKGICNRPQPGLKSSSEGMDPEVAAPSWANMSLDSSPESAALAVRLEGDELLDHLRLSILPWDESILDTVSPRLATALSEEVKDKGGYMSKICNLLPIRIMSYVMLPCTLPVESAIAIVQRLVTWLPDMPDDVLWLQWVTSQVFTRALMCLLPASRSQMPVSSQQASPCTPEQDWPCWTPCSPEGCPAETKAEATPRSILRSSLNFLGNKVPAGAEGLSTFPSSSLEKSL, encoded by the exons ATGTACGACGCCGAGCGCGGCTGGAGCTTGTCCTTCGCGGGCTGCGGCTTCCTGGGCTTCTACCACGTCGGGGCGACCCGCTGCCTGAGCGAGCACGCCCCGCACCTCCTTCGCGACGCGCGCATGTTGTTCGGCGCTTCGGCCGGGGCGTTGCACTGCGTCGGCGTCCTCTCCGGGATCCCGCTGG AGCAGACTCTGCAGGTCCTCTCAGATCTTGTGCGGAAGGCCAGGAGTCGGAACATTGGCATCTTCCATCCATCCTTCAACTTAAGCAAGTTCCTCCGACAGGGTCTCTACAAATACCTCCCAGCCAATGTCCACCAGCTCATCTCCGGCAAAATATGCATCTCACTCACCAGAGTGTCTGATGGGAAAAACGTTCTGGTGTCTGACTTTCGGTCCAAAGACGAAGTCGTGGAT GCCTTGATATGTTCCTGCTTCATCCCTTTCTACAGTGGCCTTATCCCTCCTTCCTTCAGAGGCGTG GTGCTGGGAGAGATATGCCTTCGAGGATATTTGGACGCATTCAGGTTCTTGGAAGAGAAGG GCATCTGCAATAGGCCCCAGCCGGGCCTGAAGTCATCCTCAGAAGGGATGGATCCTGAGGTTGCCGCGCCCAGCTGGGCAAACATGAGTCTGGATTCTTCCCCAGAGTCGGCTGCCTTGGCTGTGAGGCTGGAGGGAGACGAGCTGCTAGACCACCTGCGTCTCAGCATCCTGCCCTGGGATGAGAGCATCCTGGACACCGTCTCGCCCAGGCTCGCTACAG CACTGAGTGAAGAAGTGAAAGACAAAGGTGGATACATGAGCAAGATTTGCAACTTGCTACCCATTAGGATAATGTCTTATGTAATGCTGCCGTGTACCCTGCCCGTGGAGTCTGCCATTGCGATTGTCCAGAG ACTGGTGACATGGCTTCCGGATATGCCCGACGATGTCCTGTGGCTGCAGTGGGTGACCTCACAGGTCTTCACTCGAGCGCTGATGTGTCTGCTCCCTGCCTCCAG GTCCCAGATGCCAGTGAGCAGCCAACAGGCCTCCCCATGCACACCTGAGCAGGACTGGCCCTGCTGGACTCCCTGCTCCCCCGAGGGCTGTCCAGCAGAGACCAAAGCAGAGGCCACCCCACGGTCCATCCTCAGGTCCAGCCTGAACTTCTTGGGCAATAAAGTACCTGCTGGTGCTGAGGGGCTCTCCACCTTTCCCAGTTCTTCACTAGAGAAGAGTTTGTGA
- the PNPLA3 gene encoding 1-acylglycerol-3-phosphate O-acyltransferase PNPLA3 isoform X1: MYDAERGWSLSFAGCGFLGFYHVGATRCLSEHAPHLLRDARMLFGASAGALHCVGVLSGIPLEQTLQVLSDLVRKARSRNIGIFHPSFNLSKFLRQGLYKYLPANVHQLISGKICISLTRVSDGKNVLVSDFRSKDEVVDALICSCFIPFYSGLIPPSFRGVRYVDGGGSDNVPFIDAKTTITVSPFYGEYDICPKVMSTNFLHVDITKLSLRLCTGNLYLLSRAFVPPDLKVLGEICLRGYLDAFRFLEEKGICNRPQPGLKSSSEGMDPEVAAPSWANMSLDSSPESAALAVRLEGDELLDHLRLSILPWDESILDTVSPRLATALSEEVKDKGGYMSKICNLLPIRIMSYVMLPCTLPVESAIAIVQRLVTWLPDMPDDVLWLQWVTSQVFTRALMCLLPASRSQMPVSSQQASPCTPEQDWPCWTPCSPEGCPAETKAEATPRSILRSSLNFLGNKVPAGAEGLSTFPSSSLEKSL, translated from the exons ATGTACGACGCCGAGCGCGGCTGGAGCTTGTCCTTCGCGGGCTGCGGCTTCCTGGGCTTCTACCACGTCGGGGCGACCCGCTGCCTGAGCGAGCACGCCCCGCACCTCCTTCGCGACGCGCGCATGTTGTTCGGCGCTTCGGCCGGGGCGTTGCACTGCGTCGGCGTCCTCTCCGGGATCCCGCTGG AGCAGACTCTGCAGGTCCTCTCAGATCTTGTGCGGAAGGCCAGGAGTCGGAACATTGGCATCTTCCATCCATCCTTCAACTTAAGCAAGTTCCTCCGACAGGGTCTCTACAAATACCTCCCAGCCAATGTCCACCAGCTCATCTCCGGCAAAATATGCATCTCACTCACCAGAGTGTCTGATGGGAAAAACGTTCTGGTGTCTGACTTTCGGTCCAAAGACGAAGTCGTGGAT GCCTTGATATGTTCCTGCTTCATCCCTTTCTACAGTGGCCTTATCCCTCCTTCCTTCAGAGGCGTG CGATATGTGGATGGAGGAGGGAGTGATAACGTACCCTTCATTGATGCCAAAACAACCATCACCGTGTCCCCCTTCTATGGGGAGTACGATATCTGCCCTAAAGTCATGTCCACGAACTTTCTTCACGTGGACATCACCAAGCTCAGCCTACGCCTCTGCACAGGGAACCTCTACCTTCTCTCGAGAGCATTTGTGCCCCCGGATCTCAAG GTGCTGGGAGAGATATGCCTTCGAGGATATTTGGACGCATTCAGGTTCTTGGAAGAGAAGG GCATCTGCAATAGGCCCCAGCCGGGCCTGAAGTCATCCTCAGAAGGGATGGATCCTGAGGTTGCCGCGCCCAGCTGGGCAAACATGAGTCTGGATTCTTCCCCAGAGTCGGCTGCCTTGGCTGTGAGGCTGGAGGGAGACGAGCTGCTAGACCACCTGCGTCTCAGCATCCTGCCCTGGGATGAGAGCATCCTGGACACCGTCTCGCCCAGGCTCGCTACAG CACTGAGTGAAGAAGTGAAAGACAAAGGTGGATACATGAGCAAGATTTGCAACTTGCTACCCATTAGGATAATGTCTTATGTAATGCTGCCGTGTACCCTGCCCGTGGAGTCTGCCATTGCGATTGTCCAGAG ACTGGTGACATGGCTTCCGGATATGCCCGACGATGTCCTGTGGCTGCAGTGGGTGACCTCACAGGTCTTCACTCGAGCGCTGATGTGTCTGCTCCCTGCCTCCAG GTCCCAGATGCCAGTGAGCAGCCAACAGGCCTCCCCATGCACACCTGAGCAGGACTGGCCCTGCTGGACTCCCTGCTCCCCCGAGGGCTGTCCAGCAGAGACCAAAGCAGAGGCCACCCCACGGTCCATCCTCAGGTCCAGCCTGAACTTCTTGGGCAATAAAGTACCTGCTGGTGCTGAGGGGCTCTCCACCTTTCCCAGTTCTTCACTAGAGAAGAGTTTGTGA
- the PNPLA3 gene encoding 1-acylglycerol-3-phosphate O-acyltransferase PNPLA3 isoform X2, translating into MYDAERGWSLSFAGCGFLGFYHVGATRCLSEHAPHLLRDARMLFGASAGALHCVGVLSGIPLEQTLQVLSDLVRKARSRNIGIFHPSFNLSKFLRQGLYKYLPANVHQLISGKICISLTRVSDGKNVLVSDFRSKDEVVDALICSCFIPFYSGLIPPSFRGVRYVDGGGSDNVPFIDAKTTITVSPFYGEYDICPKVMSTNFLHVDITKLSLRLCTGNLYLLSRAFVPPDLKVLGEICLRGYLDAFRFLEEKGICNRPQPGLKSSSEGMDPEVAAPSWANMSLDSSPESAALAVRLEGDELLDHLRLSILPWDESILDTVSPRLATGTHSSGLVTWLPDMPDDVLWLQWVTSQVFTRALMCLLPASRSQMPVSSQQASPCTPEQDWPCWTPCSPEGCPAETKAEATPRSILRSSLNFLGNKVPAGAEGLSTFPSSSLEKSL; encoded by the exons ATGTACGACGCCGAGCGCGGCTGGAGCTTGTCCTTCGCGGGCTGCGGCTTCCTGGGCTTCTACCACGTCGGGGCGACCCGCTGCCTGAGCGAGCACGCCCCGCACCTCCTTCGCGACGCGCGCATGTTGTTCGGCGCTTCGGCCGGGGCGTTGCACTGCGTCGGCGTCCTCTCCGGGATCCCGCTGG AGCAGACTCTGCAGGTCCTCTCAGATCTTGTGCGGAAGGCCAGGAGTCGGAACATTGGCATCTTCCATCCATCCTTCAACTTAAGCAAGTTCCTCCGACAGGGTCTCTACAAATACCTCCCAGCCAATGTCCACCAGCTCATCTCCGGCAAAATATGCATCTCACTCACCAGAGTGTCTGATGGGAAAAACGTTCTGGTGTCTGACTTTCGGTCCAAAGACGAAGTCGTGGAT GCCTTGATATGTTCCTGCTTCATCCCTTTCTACAGTGGCCTTATCCCTCCTTCCTTCAGAGGCGTG CGATATGTGGATGGAGGAGGGAGTGATAACGTACCCTTCATTGATGCCAAAACAACCATCACCGTGTCCCCCTTCTATGGGGAGTACGATATCTGCCCTAAAGTCATGTCCACGAACTTTCTTCACGTGGACATCACCAAGCTCAGCCTACGCCTCTGCACAGGGAACCTCTACCTTCTCTCGAGAGCATTTGTGCCCCCGGATCTCAAG GTGCTGGGAGAGATATGCCTTCGAGGATATTTGGACGCATTCAGGTTCTTGGAAGAGAAGG GCATCTGCAATAGGCCCCAGCCGGGCCTGAAGTCATCCTCAGAAGGGATGGATCCTGAGGTTGCCGCGCCCAGCTGGGCAAACATGAGTCTGGATTCTTCCCCAGAGTCGGCTGCCTTGGCTGTGAGGCTGGAGGGAGACGAGCTGCTAGACCACCTGCGTCTCAGCATCCTGCCCTGGGATGAGAGCATCCTGGACACCGTCTCGCCCAGGCTCGCTACAGGTACCCACTCCTCAGG ACTGGTGACATGGCTTCCGGATATGCCCGACGATGTCCTGTGGCTGCAGTGGGTGACCTCACAGGTCTTCACTCGAGCGCTGATGTGTCTGCTCCCTGCCTCCAG GTCCCAGATGCCAGTGAGCAGCCAACAGGCCTCCCCATGCACACCTGAGCAGGACTGGCCCTGCTGGACTCCCTGCTCCCCCGAGGGCTGTCCAGCAGAGACCAAAGCAGAGGCCACCCCACGGTCCATCCTCAGGTCCAGCCTGAACTTCTTGGGCAATAAAGTACCTGCTGGTGCTGAGGGGCTCTCCACCTTTCCCAGTTCTTCACTAGAGAAGAGTTTGTGA
- the PNPLA3 gene encoding 1-acylglycerol-3-phosphate O-acyltransferase PNPLA3 isoform X3, whose protein sequence is MYDAERGWSLSFAGCGFLGFYHVGATRCLSEHAPHLLRDARMLFGASAGALHCVGVLSGIPLEQTLQVLSDLVRKARSRNIGIFHPSFNLSKFLRQGLYKYLPANVHQLISGKICISLTRVSDGKNVLVSDFRSKDEVVDALICSCFIPFYSGLIPPSFRGVRYVDGGGSDNVPFIDAKTTITVSPFYGEYDICPKVMSTNFLHVDITKLSLRLCTGNLYLLSRAFVPPDLKVLGEICLRGYLDAFRFLEEKGICNRPQPGLKSSSEGMDPEVAAPSWANMSLDSSPESAALAVRLEGDELLDHLRLSILPWDESILDTVSPRLATGTHSSGCDIGNGHVFSRKIKAGFLEWRLPNIFVNLKELGVGTLCPVSTLLAVLGCAPHFSFTLPLLCREQPGSGAVAYTCNPRTLGG, encoded by the exons ATGTACGACGCCGAGCGCGGCTGGAGCTTGTCCTTCGCGGGCTGCGGCTTCCTGGGCTTCTACCACGTCGGGGCGACCCGCTGCCTGAGCGAGCACGCCCCGCACCTCCTTCGCGACGCGCGCATGTTGTTCGGCGCTTCGGCCGGGGCGTTGCACTGCGTCGGCGTCCTCTCCGGGATCCCGCTGG AGCAGACTCTGCAGGTCCTCTCAGATCTTGTGCGGAAGGCCAGGAGTCGGAACATTGGCATCTTCCATCCATCCTTCAACTTAAGCAAGTTCCTCCGACAGGGTCTCTACAAATACCTCCCAGCCAATGTCCACCAGCTCATCTCCGGCAAAATATGCATCTCACTCACCAGAGTGTCTGATGGGAAAAACGTTCTGGTGTCTGACTTTCGGTCCAAAGACGAAGTCGTGGAT GCCTTGATATGTTCCTGCTTCATCCCTTTCTACAGTGGCCTTATCCCTCCTTCCTTCAGAGGCGTG CGATATGTGGATGGAGGAGGGAGTGATAACGTACCCTTCATTGATGCCAAAACAACCATCACCGTGTCCCCCTTCTATGGGGAGTACGATATCTGCCCTAAAGTCATGTCCACGAACTTTCTTCACGTGGACATCACCAAGCTCAGCCTACGCCTCTGCACAGGGAACCTCTACCTTCTCTCGAGAGCATTTGTGCCCCCGGATCTCAAG GTGCTGGGAGAGATATGCCTTCGAGGATATTTGGACGCATTCAGGTTCTTGGAAGAGAAGG GCATCTGCAATAGGCCCCAGCCGGGCCTGAAGTCATCCTCAGAAGGGATGGATCCTGAGGTTGCCGCGCCCAGCTGGGCAAACATGAGTCTGGATTCTTCCCCAGAGTCGGCTGCCTTGGCTGTGAGGCTGGAGGGAGACGAGCTGCTAGACCACCTGCGTCTCAGCATCCTGCCCTGGGATGAGAGCATCCTGGACACCGTCTCGCCCAGGCTCGCTACAGGTACCCACTCCTCAGG CTGTGATATTGGAAATGGACATGTcttttcaaggaaaataaaagcaggctTTCTGGAATGGCGACTTCCAAacatatttgtcaatttaaagGAGCTGGGAGTGGGGACCCTATGCCCCGTCAGCACTCTCTTAGCTGTTCTTGGCTGTGCTCCCCACTTCAGCTTCACACTGCCCTTGCTGTGCAGGGAGCAGCctgggtcgggcgcagtggcttacacctgtaatcctagaactttgggaggctga